Part of the Bacillus sp. THAF10 genome is shown below.
CGTTCTTTATTTGGGATAAAAAAGGGAACGGCATGAACTCAGGGGTGTTTTGGCACGAACTCAGGTCATTTCCGCACGAACTCGGGCCATTTTGGCATCAACTTTACTCAAAACGGCACGAACTTTTGGTATAGCATAAATTATGGCCAAAGTTTCCCCTCGATAACCTGTATTTTTTAGCCTTTCTACTCTAAAAACCCTCTAAAATAAAAAAAGTAGCCATCACAGCTACTTTTTTCATAAAATCAAAACCAATATTCCTTCATTTTTATCAAAAACTCTTCTGAAATTGGAAACTCCACACTTTCCGCTATCACGGCATCTATCCCACACTTCGGGCAAAGTGCAGTTTGACCATTGTCAATCCACTCCTCAATCGCACTAGGATGATAAATTTCTGTACAGAAAAAACACCCACATAAATTGCTGAATTCCATGGTTTTTCGATGATGGCTACTGTATTGATGAGCCATAATTATTTTGTTTTCCATATAAACCTCCCATTAAACAGTTAAAAACAGAGCAGCATCACCGCCTGCTCTGTCGATACATTATTTCACCGGAATCCAAATCTCCGAATAATAATCCTCACTGTTTGGATTTCCGTCTCCATACCATTCAAAATCTGGTGTTCCGGCATGCTCATAAGAATTGGATGGGAACCACTCAGAGAAGATTTGCTTCCATTTATCTTGCATGGCATGTGGCATCGCACCATGTACCTCAAACACTGCCCACTTTGTTGCAGGAATCTCTAACTCTTCCATACCTTCGGGTGGATCTTCTGATGATGCTGCTGCAACCCAATAGTCCATTAGGTTTTTTGTGCGCATTTCCTCAGTAGTAGCACCACAAACTCCTAGAATACCTTTGATCAATCCATTGTTCATATCCACTAGCTTTTCAGTGATTCCATTTTCATTCACTTCCTGCCACAGCTTTGGAATCTCCGCCATGTTTTCTCCATTGCCAAGCGAATATGTCCTCTTCACTCCAACTACTCTAAACGCATCTTTGTTTACCACACTGTACTTCATTGGCTCTGCCCCTTTCAAGGTTACCTGGATAACCAGGCGATTATAGGTTTGTAGCTTTCCTTCAAACCTTCGCACATCAGATGGTGAGGTCCCATGCTGACGGCGAAACGCTTTGGTGAAAGCTTCTGGAGTGTCATAACCATACTTAAAAGCAATGTCGATGATTTTATCGTCTGTTGATAAGAGGTCCTGTGCTGCGAGAGAAAGTCTGCGCCGCCTTATATACTCACCCACGGAAACATCCGTTAACAACGCAAAGGCGCGTTGAAAATGAAATGAAGAAAAATTAGCTTCCTGTGCAATTTTCCCTATGGATAAGTCTTCAAGGATGTTATTCTCTATAAATGCGATTGCTCTTTGGATGGATTCTACCATTG
Proteins encoded:
- a CDS encoding cytoplasmic protein, which translates into the protein MENKIIMAHQYSSHHRKTMEFSNLCGCFFCTEIYHPSAIEEWIDNGQTALCPKCGIDAVIAESVEFPISEEFLIKMKEYWF
- a CDS encoding AraC family transcriptional regulator; this encodes MAMVESIQRAIAFIENNILEDLSIGKIAQEANFSSFHFQRAFALLTDVSVGEYIRRRRLSLAAQDLLSTDDKIIDIAFKYGYDTPEAFTKAFRRQHGTSPSDVRRFEGKLQTYNRLVIQVTLKGAEPMKYSVVNKDAFRVVGVKRTYSLGNGENMAEIPKLWQEVNENGITEKLVDMNNGLIKGILGVCGATTEEMRTKNLMDYWVAAASSEDPPEGMEELEIPATKWAVFEVHGAMPHAMQDKWKQIFSEWFPSNSYEHAGTPDFEWYGDGNPNSEDYYSEIWIPVK